The sequence CAATTGCAAAAAGAGATGCTGGAGAGGTTCTAAGCGTTGAGATCCGAGTACCGAGCGTTGAGTTAAGAATGGCCAAGCATACCGCGCAAGTTATTGCTTGAAAGATCCATGCCACAGCCATCGCGCAAGAAGCCCGTCAAGCGAGTCTTCCAGCCGCTGCCGAAAAATACTTTTTGGATCGAACACGACGCCTACGATTGGCGCGTATGGGAACATCTGCGCAGCGAAGCGCCGTCGCTACGCGAGCTGGAATCGTCCGGCGCCAATCTCCTGCCCCACTTCGGCTCCCTGCTGCAAGATATTTTCTGCCTGCTGTTCAAATACAACATCAAGCATCGCGCCGACGCCGAAGTGCTGCCCAGCGCGCTGCTCAATCGCAATTTTCTCAACGCCATCCACAACGGCCCCCAGTATGAATTTCTCCGCGAGCAGACTTTGTTAAACGAAGCCCACGCCGGCCTGTCGACCTTGATCCTCGGCGAACGGCTGCTCGCGCTGGTGCGCGAAGAGAAGTTTCTCAACCGGCGCGACATGCGCGATCTGTGGGACATTCAAAAGCAGGAAGAGATCGTCGGCGAGAAAATCGAAGAGTACGACAACGCCGACACGATACCCGAAGACGAACTTTCGGAGCAAGGCAAAAAGGCGCTGCAAAAGGCCAAAGAAAAGATGGCCGGTGAAGTTCAAGGCGCCGAAGCGCTGCTGCGTCACAAAACCACTCAGCTCAAAGAAGATTTGAAACAGATCGAAGCCCAAGCGACCAATCGGATTCAGTCCGAAGCGATCAAGGTCGCGCAGCAGTTGGAAGACGCCACCGAAGAAGCGCAAACCTGGGGCAACACCATCGGCAGCGGTGAAAAGTCGCCGCCGGGGCAGAAATTGGAATTGGGCCGGCGGCTGGCCGGCAATGAGAAGTTGAAAAAGCTCGCGCGCATGGTCGGACGCATGAAACTGCATGCCCAAGGGCTACGCAAGAAAGTCTTCGAAAGATCTAATGAGGAGCTGCTCGAAATCGAGCAAGGCGACGCGCTCCACCGCCTGCTGCCGCACGAGATGCTGAGTCTGCACCATCCGCTGCTGCGCAAGGATTTTTTTCGCCGCTTTCTCGATCAGGAGCTGATTCAATATTCGCTGCGCGGCGTCGAAGAGAAAGGCAAAGGGCCGATGATCGTCTGCCTCGACGGCAGCTCGTCGATGTCCGGCGACAAAGAGATATGGTCTAAAGCCGTGACGCTGACGCTCTTGGAAATCGCCCGGAAACAGCGCCGGCTATTTCGCTCCATCTGCTTTTCGTCAGCCGACACGCCATTGCAAGTTCTCGACATGAATCCGCGCGACCGCTACGAAGTCGAGACCAAAACCGTCATGGATCTCGCCGAATACTTTCCCGGCGGCGGCACCGACTTTCAAACGCCGCTCGACGCCGCATTGGCTTGCCTGCGCGAGTCGCGCTTCAAAAAAGGCGACATTATTTTCATCACCGACGGCGAATGCCAGGTCGATCCTGAGTGGGCAGAGAAGTTTCGCGAGGAAAAAGAAAAACTCGGCTTCTCGCTGTTTTCAATCCTTATCGACATGGGGCCGGCGTCACTAGGCACGCTGAAAGAATTCAGCGACCGCATCTCGACGATCAAACAGCTAACGGGGGAAGAAGTAAAAGAGATTTTCGTAAAGTTCTAAACCTTCAATCTAGCGATCCGTCGACTCTTAGCTCCTCTTTCCTATTCCCCCTTTGGAAAAGGGGGATCATGGGGGATTTGCTGCGGTGCGGGGAGGTTTTCTTCACAACAATTGAGCTATGAACGAAATAACAGAGCCGCATGAACGCAAGATAATCTCCCCTATCCCCTCTTTTCCAAAGAGGGGAAGCGGAGACGCTACTTCCTCGTAATCTCCTTCATCAACCGCATCCACTTGTCGAGCCGGTCGGAATATTCTTCGGTGGTTAACCCCTTCTCAGGATAGAATTTTTCGAAGCCATAATTTTTCGCGCCGCTGCTGGAGGCGAAGGTTTCGTTGAATACCTTCTGGACTTGTAGCGCTTCACGCGGAGGTCATCCTTTGGTCCGGAATACACTTCGACACAGGCGCTATTACCTACAGCGCACCATCACCGCGTCAAAATATCTTCGAATCACTCCGTCACCGCACTACATGTTTTTGTAAATGTAAATACATGTAAAGTTAGTTGACAGTTATCACTCATTGTTATAGTTGCTCTAACCCCGCATCGCGTAAAGATTTTTCAACTGAATTGAGAAAGAAATAAATCACGTAGAAAAAATGTAAAGATAGTTTACAAAATTTTAGATGCACTCAAAATTCAAGCTGTTGAAATCACGCAACTTAAGTCTCTGGCCTAAGATTTGCTCGCTTAGCACTCCAAACACGAATTAGGAGGTCTGCATGAAATTAGATTGGAACAGAATGGAGCGACCAACGACAAACATGAGAAAGGCGTTGACAGCTTTGTTTGTTGGGGCGTTCACGCTCTTCGGAATGGGTACGGCACAAGCAGGGCTCATCGGTCGCACCATTGGGGTCGAAACACTATTCCCGACCATCGGAACGGTCTGCTGTGGCTCAGGTACAGCGGTGGTAGGCGCCGGAGTCGAGTTTCCTACCGGAACGTTTCCCGACTATAACCCCAACGCGTTTGTGGACGTAAGCGATCTCCAGATCGATTATGGGCAGACCGAGGGTACGTTTTATAGCCCTGCCACTTTTAACGGCCTAAGATTTTTTGATGTTCTAGGCACGATCCCGGACATAATCGGCGTATCCATCAATGGAGCGACCAATCTTGCCGGCTTCAACTCGAGCATGCTCTCTTTCGATGCCAACAACATTTACATCAACATGCAAAACATCTCGGCACCTGCCGCTCACCTCGTCAGGCTCGATGTCCAGCTTGCTGCGGTTCCCGAGCCCGCCACCATGCTTCTCCTCGGCTCCGGACTGGCCGGTCTGGTCGCCATGCGCCGCCGCAACACTGTCTAGCTCAATAGGCTGTAGAAAATAGAAACGGCGACCTACGGGTCGCCGTTTCTGTTTCAGATTACCAGAGTGGGGCTGAGTGTCAGTAGCGGCAACGGTGCGAGACATTTAATAATTTAATTCAAAACGATGCAGGGTCGTGTGGCCGACACGAACGAACCAAGTCTGCGAGTTTGGCCACCTCGCGGCAAGAGTATCCGAGGCGGTTAGCGCGTCGTCAGCCACTTCGCATTGTCCCGAATCGATGTCGATGGCGACAACTTTGCCTTCGTTTCCGTTTTCAACTAGCGCACGTATGGTCCTTTCGTAAAGCTCGTTGCCACGTCTGGCAAACTCGTCATGACCGTAGCGCGGCTTCTGCTTCGTCATGATCCTATCCTCCGTCGAATTCCCCGTTAAGATAACCTTCAACGCTCGTCGAGCGCAATGGTATTCAACCTAGCCGCCACTACTTCCGCGTGATCTCCTTCATCAACCGCATCCACTTTTCTAACCGGTCGGAATATTCTTCTGTCGTCAGCCCTTTTTCGGGATAGAATTTTTCGAAGCCGTAATTCTTCGCGCCGCTGCCGTAGGCGAAGGTCTCGTTGAACATTTTCTGGCCGGTGGGGCTGATCAGAAAATCGACCAGCAACAATCCCGCGTGGGGATGCTGCGCATTCGCGGAGATGCCGACGCTGCCGGCATTGGCCACGGCCAAGTCGAGCGCGTGCCACGCGATCGGCGCGCCGTTGCGCGCGGCGTGGGCGACGTTGGTGGAAAAACCGACGAAGGAGGACGGCACTTCGCCGGATACGATCAATTCATTGAAACCCGGCCCCGACGCGCCGTGCAGCGTGACCTCTTGGTCTTTTAATTTGCGCACGAAGCCGTCGCCCTTGGCGTAAACCATCGCGCCGATTTGCCGCGCGCTGCTTTCGTCGTTGCTAACCGCCATCTTTCCTTTGAGCGCGGGCTTCAATAAATCGTCGAATTTTCTCGGTAGCAAATTGGCAGCGACGGCATTCTTGTTGTAAGCGAAACCGATGTACGATTCGCGATCAGTGGTCCAATACACCAAGCCGTTTTTGGCTTTCTCTTTGGCGCTGTCCGGAAAAGCTTTCAAATGCGGCGAGAAGTACGGCGCAAAAAACTGCTCATCGCGAAGCGACATCAAAGCGCCTGGCGTGCTCTCGATGGTATCGACGAGAAACCGGCGCGCCTTGTGTTCGGCTAGCGCTTTGCTGAGCAGCTCGATGCCGCCGGCGCGATAGACTTCGACCGTTACACCGGGATATTTAGCTTCGAAGATTTTGGCAATGTCTTTCGAAGGAACCAACGACGTGTACCAAACAACCTTGCCTTCTCTCTTGGCTCCGTCGTAAAGAATCTTCTCGCGATCGGCGCGCGCGTAGGTCGCCAGTTCGCTGACGCTCTTGGCCGTCTGCCCCCAAGCGCCGTTAGCCAACATGCACAGCATCACTGCAATAAGCGCAAAATTCATCATCCGAAAATCCCTTACCCCTTACTCCTCACCCCTTACGCTATCTTCTTCCGCGGGTACATGGCATCGATCATCGCCCGTTTATGAAACAGCGGCGTGCCCAAATACTGATAGAGCGCATGGGCGAGCACGCTATGCGCCATCAATACATGCTTGTAGTCGGTGCCGGCGCCGGCGAAGACCATGTGCGAAAAATGGCAGGACTGATAGTAGGCTTCGCTCGCCACCGCTTTGGATTGATGCGCGCCGGCCGTGGCCGCAATAGCGGAATCGATCTTCCATAGCGTCTCGTAGGTTATCCAACGCGCGCCGTCGAGATGGATCGAAATATCGACACAGTGATCCTGCACGCGCTGAAAGCGGCCGATGGGCTGACCGAAGACAACGCGGGTGCGGGTGTACTCGTTGGTCATTTCGAAAATCTCTTGGCAGGCACCCACCTGGTAGGCACACAGAATCGGCAAAGCTTTGATCAGCGCCGCTTCCAGCACCGACCAGCCCGAATCCACCGCACCGATGAGTGCGTCCGCTCCGACGGCAACTTTATCAAAGCTCACTTCCGCCGCGCCGATCATGAAGCCCGACACCGGCTTGACCGTAACCCCCGGCGCATTGCGATCGACTAATGCTAGTATAACGCCGCCGCTGTCGGTGCGTGCGGCGCAAATAAATTGGCTCGCGGCGTCGCCGTCCTGGACATAGCGCTTGGTGCCGCTGAAAGTAAATCCGCTAGCCGTCTTGCTGGCGCGGGTCTGCACCGATTTCGGCCCGAACTGAATCGGATCGTCGGAGAGCGCTGGAATCACGATGGCGCTGCCATCGCAAATCTTCGGCAACCAGGATTTTTGCTGCGCCGCGCTGCCGCCTTCAAGAATCAATTGCGCCGCCAACACACCGCAAGAAAAATACGGACCGGGCAAGGGACCTCGGCCAAGCTCCTCAAAGACCACGCCGCAGTCGGTAGCTGACGTTCCCCCGCCGCCAAACTCGTCGGGAATCATCATGCCCAGCCAACCGACACCCGCGGTCTTTTTATATAGCTCGGGAAGATGGGCGATTTTCTTTTGATACCAGTCAGTGATGACATGAGACGGCGCTTCGGCCTTCAAAAAATCCCCCGCCACCTTCTTCATCATATTTTGATCGTCATTTAATTTGAGATCCATGACATTCTATCCTCTTTGCGTACTTTGCGTTCTTTGCGGTTAATCAATCCCCGTCATAACTCCATGGGCGCGATGACTCGCGCCCCTACACCTTTTCTAAACCGTGGTCGGCGCGTCTTCCTGGGACGGCCGGCCCAAACCCAAGCGCCGCGCGATGATCAGCCGATCGGTATCCAACGTGCCGCCGCCATGGAGCCAACCGGGGCCGCTGCGCACGGTGTATTCGAAGTCGGCTACTTCGTGCACCGAATCGTCAGGATTGAGCGCGTCATAGCCGCAGATCTTTTGCACCCGCTCGGCATTGCGCAAGCGCACCATGCGCTGAAAAAAGAGATATTGCGGCCCGCCATAGGAATGGGGCAGCTTGACATAGCGATGCCAAAAGTTGCGCAATCCCATCAAGCGCTGGACATCGAGATCGATCAGCATCTCGGCGAGCACATCGCGAACGTCTTGATCTTCCATGATGCTTTCGCCGTCGAAGTTGGTCTTCTGGCAGTGCGTGATCAAGCGCGCGAACAACGGATGCTCGGCGACGCTGCCGCCGCCGCCATGTTCGAGTTCAAGATAGCTGTTGGCAACCTTCCAGCCGTTGTTCTCGCCGCCGACTAGATACTTGGCCGGCACGCGCACGTTATCGAAGAACACGGCATTCTTGATGCCCATCATCAAGTGCATATGCTGAATGGTGATGCCGGGAAGAGTCGCCGGGATGTAGAGCCAGCCCAAGTTTTCATGGCGCTTACCGGCGGGATTGGTGCAAACAAATGTCCAAAGAAAGTCCGGCGGTAAGTGATGGCCGACCAAAACTTTTTGGCCGTTGACAATGTAGTCATCGCCGTCGCGAATCGCCTTGGTCTGGCAGTTGGCGACATCGCTGCCGCCCTGCGGCTCGGTGAGGACTTGCCACACCGCCAACTCGCCGCGCATCATCGGCGGTAGGAATTCCGCCTTCTGCTCCTCGGTGCCGAACTTCATCAACGCCGGCGCCACCAAACGCGACAGAGTGTAGAAAACCGAACCGAGCGATAAGCCATATTTGTCGATCTCGGTTTCCAGCACGAACTGATGATCGAGGCTCAAGCCGGCGCCGCCGTATTTAATTGGATAGGTTGGGAACAGCCAGCGCTTGGCGCCTAACTTTCCGGCCAACGCGCGGCGGAATTTATACTCCTCGGCATTTTCCCGCGTCGACCAGTTACCTGACCAACGCAGATGCTCGCTGCCTTTCATGTTTTCCACTAACCAAGCGCGCACCTCTTGGCGAAACGCGCTGATCTCCGGTGTATCCGCCTGTAAGCTGAAGTCCATTAAATTATCTCCTCTCTCATCGTTTCTTCATTTTCTCAGAAAACCTAAACATTGACGCAAGCGTGCTGTTCCGTGTTCGTGACTCGTGATCATGCTCGTCATCGGACGAACACGAACCACGACCACGACCTACACATCCCACTCCCCCGCCGTCAGCCGGGGAATGATCGGATGCAAAATCCGATACGACAATCCCCACAGCCGATGCGCGCCGATTTGATAAAACGAAACCCGCTGGGATTTTTCCCAGGTTGGGAAACGGTCGATCATCTCATCGTGGGCGCCAGGGCGCGTCAGGTCGCTGAGTTTCACATCGATCAGCTCGGCGATCTCGCGCTCGGCCAGCTGCCACCGCTCCGGCAGAGTGATCCGCGCGAGATAGGGAAACACCCGGTAACCGGTGGTGCGGGTTTGTTCCATGGGCAACTCAGCGAGCACGTCATGGCGCGGCACGGTCAAGCACAACTCTTCGCGCAATTCGCGCAAGGCAGTGTCGAGCATGGTTTCGTCCTCGGGGTCATATTTGCCGCCGGGAAAGGCGATCTGGCCGCCATGCACGCCGCCGGGATTGCGCAAAATCATCACGATGTGCAACTCGCCGTCGCTGTTTCGGTAGACCGGAATCACCACGGCCGCATCGATCATGCAACTCTCCTCAAGCAAGTATGTACTACAGGAACTGGTGCTGCCGCAACGAGATTTTGCCAAGAGATTTTATGAATAAGCTGTGATAAGAATCACGACGAAAGGCGGTGTCATCATGGACAAGCAGCCCAACTTCCTATTCATCATCACCGACCAGCACCGCGCCGATCACCTCGGCTGTTACGGCAACTCGGTGGTGAAAACCTCGAACATCGACCGGCTCGCCCAAACCGGCACGCGCTTCGACAACTTCCACGTCGCCACGCCGATCTGCATGCCCAACCGCGCGACGATCATGACCGGGCGCATGCCGTCGCTTCACGGCGCCCGCCAAAACGGTATTCCCCTGTCATTGAAGGCGACCACCTTCGTCGAAATCATGCGCGCTGCCGGCTACGACACCGGCCTCATCGGCAAGTGTCATCTGCAAAGCATCAGCGGCAACCTTCCGACCATCGGTATGCCGACAGCCGATCCGAACAAAATTCAGCCGCCGGAAAATCTGCGCGAAGCCGACAGCAGCTGGCCGAGCCACGGCCGCTACGACCAGGAACTGCGGTCGACATGGTTGAACGATGCGGCATTCGAACTCACGCTCCCCTACTACGGTTTCAACCATGTCGAACTTGCAGTCGGCCACGGCGATGAGATTGTCGGACACTATTATCGCTGGCTCAAGCAACGGCGCGCCGACGCCGATTCACTGCGCGGGCCGAAGAATCAATTGCCGGGCAACAACCGTATCGCGCCCCAGGCCTGGCGTACGGCGGTTCCCGAAGAGCTTTATCCCACGGCCTACATCGCCGAGCGGACGATCAAATATTTGGAGAACTATGCGCGTAGCGACCGCTCCAAACCGTTTTTCTTGCAATGTTCCTTTCCCGACCCGCATCATCCGTTCACGCCGCCGGGTCGGTACTGGGAGATGTACGATGCCGATCAGATCAGCTTGCCGCCGTCATTTCATTCCAGCGAGCGGCCGATTGTCGGCCATTTACAAAAACTCTACGACGAGCGCGCCGCCAACAATGCTAATCGCGACGGTCAACGCACTTTCGCGATTAGCGAACAGGAAGCGCGCCAAGCCATCGCGCTAACTTACGGTATGATCACCATGATCGACGACGCCATCGGCAGCATTTTCGCTTGGCTAAAAACCCTCCGCCTCGATGACGACACCGTGGTCATTTTCACCAGCGACCACGGCGACTTCATGGGCGATCATCAATTGTTGTTGAAGGGCGCGCTGCACTATCGCGGTCTGGTGCGCGTGCCGTTCATCTGGAACGATCCGGCTCTGGAAAACCAAGCGCCGGTCAACGACGGCCTGTGCGGCACCCTCGACATCGCCAACACGATCCTCGATCGCGCCGGCTTGGCGGGACATAACGGCATGCAAGGCGTCAGTCTGCTGCCGGCGGTCAATGGCGCCCCCACCGGCCGCGACGCGCTGGTCATCGAAGAGCATCAACGGCGCGGCTACATGGGATTCAAAAATAATTTCCGGGCGCGAAGTTTGATCACCAAAGAAAATCGCTTGACGATTTACGAAGGCGTCGATTGGGGCGAACTCTACGACTTTGCCGCCGACCCTTACGAGCAGAATAATTTATGGAATGAACCGGGCAGTCAGAAACGGCGCCATGAATTGATCGAACAGTTGGCAAGAAAGCTGATGGAGCAATCCGACAGCAGCCCGCTGGCGACGCATCATGGACCGTAACTTTAGTTTTTAGTCTTGAGTGTTTAGTTTTGAGTTGTGAGAAAAGAGCCGACCTCGTTTGATTGAAACTCAAAATTAATAACTAAACACTAAAAACTCTCGTCTACGCTTTTATCCCTGAAGCAACCCACGCCGGCATCGGCAGCTCGACGACATCGCCTTTGGTATATTTCACTAGCGCCGCGCGCATTTCTTCGCGAATCTTATCGAGCACCGTCGGTTTCTGAGCGTGCAGCAAGCCCGCGGTGCGCACGGTGCTGTCCTTCATGACGTTGAACAAGCCGTCACCCGCGGGCAAGCGCCACACTTGCGCCACTTTGACCACCGTCGGCGATTCGAAGCCGGCGACCAACAGACCGCGGGTACATTCCTCGGGATCGGAGTAACGAAAAAACGGCGGCCCTTCAGGCAATTCGACGCGCGGCTCGCCGTGCAGTTCCACCGCGCGCAGGACGATGCCGAAACCGATGGTCTCTTCCGGCTTGGCCCAAACCGAAAACGCGAAGCGGCCGCCGCTGCGCAGAATCCGCAGTGCTTCGAGCAGCGCGACTTCAGGCTGGCCGAGATGGAGAATGCCGAAATTCATCGCCGCGCCATCGAACAAACTATTTCCCAGCGGCAATTTCTCCGCGTCGCCCTCGCGAAACTCGACTCCCGCTTGCAGTTTCTTGGCGTGCTCGACCATGGCGGCGGAAAAATCTACGCCTAGCACCGTCGCGCCGCGCTTGGCGGCGGCGGCGGCGGCGTAGCCGGGCCCGCTAGCGATGTCGAGAAAGTTCATGTCCTTCTTCAAGCGCACGGCGTTAAGCAATGGCTCGATCGCCTGACCGGTCAAACTACCGAAGGCTTCATGATAGCCGCTGGGAATTTTCTGCCAGCCGGCATGTTCGAAACTCTTAAATTTTTCTGGTTCAAGGATCATAGATTGGTTACACTCGTTAAACCGCCCAATGGACTTGCAAGTTTATAGCATGGACGGCGGCGTAAAGGAATTTCACCTTGACCGCGGCAGCGCTTTTCTTTAGTGTCGGCACGCGGAGGAAAAGCATGAAATTTACGCGGGCGATATTTTTTTCGGTGCTGCTCTTGGCAGCGACGGCTAACGCGGCTCAACCGATCACTAAAGTGATCATGACCAGCGGCTCGTTCAGCGAGCGCGAAGCCGCCATGTACCTCGCTCAGGATCAGGGGATCTTTCGCCGTTACGGTTTGGAGCTGACCTTCGTCACCGTGCGCAACGGCCCGGTCGGCATGGCGGCACTCGCCTCGGGAGAAACCCAACTCCATTCCGGTTCCGCCACCGGCGCCGTGTTGGGCTCCGCCGCCGAAGGCATGGATATCGTCTTCGTCGCCGGCATCATCAACAAACTCATCGGCAACATCATGGCGTCGCCAAAAATCAAAATGCCCGCCGATCTGAAAGGCAAGACCATCGCTGTCACCAGCGCTAGCGGCGGCAGCTGGATGTTCACCACCTTGGCGCTCGAATATTGGGGATTGGATGCCAAGCGCGACGCCATTACCATGCGCATACTCGGCGACGAATCGGTGCGCAGCCAAGCGCTGCTCAACGATAGCGTCGCCGCGACGCATCTGGGCTACACCTTCTCCGCGCCGCTGATCAGCAAGGGCTTCACCAATCTCGGCGATCTCGCCAAGCTACCGATTCCCTTCCAAAGCACCGGTGTGCTGACCACCCGGCGCTACATGAACTCGCATCCCGAAGTGATTGAAAATGTTTTGCGCGGCGTGATCGACGCTCTGCAATTCGTCGAAAAACCGGAAAACAAACCGGCGGTGCTGAAAAGTTTGATGAAGGGACTGCGGTTAAAAAATATCGAGCAAGCGATGGAAGGCTACGACACTCTGGCGAATATCTACGAAAAGAAAATTTACCCCCGACCCGACGGCGTGCGCAACGTCATCCGCCTGCTCGGCCAGACCAACGAGAAAATCCGTAAACTCAAAGCCGAAGAATTAGTCGACGACCGGTTTGTCAGGAAGCTAGAGAAGGAAGGCCGGTTCTAGCAATTCGAGTGAACAGCGCTCTACTGCCGAGCTCTGGCGTCCTTCACGACCGCGGCGAGGGTGTCGTTATAGAGGCGCATTATCTCGTTGACCATGGCGGTAACCTGAGCGGCGTCGGGCTTGTCCGGCATGAGCGCCTTTTCGATAGCGATCATGTTTTTTTCGATCGCTAC is a genomic window of Deltaproteobacteria bacterium containing:
- a CDS encoding VPLPA-CTERM sorting domain-containing protein, which gives rise to MKLDWNRMERPTTNMRKALTALFVGAFTLFGMGTAQAGLIGRTIGVETLFPTIGTVCCGSGTAVVGAGVEFPTGTFPDYNPNAFVDVSDLQIDYGQTEGTFYSPATFNGLRFFDVLGTIPDIIGVSINGATNLAGFNSSMLSFDANNIYINMQNISAPAAHLVRLDVQLAAVPEPATMLLLGSGLAGLVAMRRRNTV
- a CDS encoding extracellular solute-binding protein → MMNFALIAVMLCMLANGAWGQTAKSVSELATYARADREKILYDGAKREGKVVWYTSLVPSKDIAKIFEAKYPGVTVEVYRAGGIELLSKALAEHKARRFLVDTIESTPGALMSLRDEQFFAPYFSPHLKAFPDSAKEKAKNGLVYWTTDRESYIGFAYNKNAVAANLLPRKFDDLLKPALKGKMAVSNDESSARQIGAMVYAKGDGFVRKLKDQEVTLHGASGPGFNELIVSGEVPSSFVGFSTNVAHAARNGAPIAWHALDLAVANAGSVGISANAQHPHAGLLLVDFLISPTGQKMFNETFAYGSGAKNYGFEKFYPEKGLTTEEYSDRLEKWMRLMKEITRK
- a CDS encoding acyl-CoA dehydrogenase; protein product: MDLKLNDDQNMMKKVAGDFLKAEAPSHVITDWYQKKIAHLPELYKKTAGVGWLGMMIPDEFGGGGTSATDCGVVFEELGRGPLPGPYFSCGVLAAQLILEGGSAAQQKSWLPKICDGSAIVIPALSDDPIQFGPKSVQTRASKTASGFTFSGTKRYVQDGDAASQFICAARTDSGGVILALVDRNAPGVTVKPVSGFMIGAAEVSFDKVAVGADALIGAVDSGWSVLEAALIKALPILCAYQVGACQEIFEMTNEYTRTRVVFGQPIGRFQRVQDHCVDISIHLDGARWITYETLWKIDSAIAATAGAHQSKAVASEAYYQSCHFSHMVFAGAGTDYKHVLMAHSVLAHALYQYLGTPLFHKRAMIDAMYPRKKIA
- a CDS encoding CoA pyrophosphatase, which produces MIDAAVVIPVYRNSDGELHIVMILRNPGGVHGGQIAFPGGKYDPEDETMLDTALRELREELCLTVPRHDVLAELPMEQTRTTGYRVFPYLARITLPERWQLAEREIAELIDVKLSDLTRPGAHDEMIDRFPTWEKSQRVSFYQIGAHRLWGLSYRILHPIIPRLTAGEWDV
- a CDS encoding sulfatase, producing the protein MDKQPNFLFIITDQHRADHLGCYGNSVVKTSNIDRLAQTGTRFDNFHVATPICMPNRATIMTGRMPSLHGARQNGIPLSLKATTFVEIMRAAGYDTGLIGKCHLQSISGNLPTIGMPTADPNKIQPPENLREADSSWPSHGRYDQELRSTWLNDAAFELTLPYYGFNHVELAVGHGDEIVGHYYRWLKQRRADADSLRGPKNQLPGNNRIAPQAWRTAVPEELYPTAYIAERTIKYLENYARSDRSKPFFLQCSFPDPHHPFTPPGRYWEMYDADQISLPPSFHSSERPIVGHLQKLYDERAANNANRDGQRTFAISEQEARQAIALTYGMITMIDDAIGSIFAWLKTLRLDDDTVVIFTSDHGDFMGDHQLLLKGALHYRGLVRVPFIWNDPALENQAPVNDGLCGTLDIANTILDRAGLAGHNGMQGVSLLPAVNGAPTGRDALVIEEHQRRGYMGFKNNFRARSLITKENRLTIYEGVDWGELYDFAADPYEQNNLWNEPGSQKRRHELIEQLARKLMEQSDSSPLATHHGP
- a CDS encoding class I SAM-dependent methyltransferase, whose protein sequence is MILEPEKFKSFEHAGWQKIPSGYHEAFGSLTGQAIEPLLNAVRLKKDMNFLDIASGPGYAAAAAAKRGATVLGVDFSAAMVEHAKKLQAGVEFREGDAEKLPLGNSLFDGAAMNFGILHLGQPEVALLEALRILRSGGRFAFSVWAKPEETIGFGIVLRAVELHGEPRVELPEGPPFFRYSDPEECTRGLLVAGFESPTVVKVAQVWRLPAGDGLFNVMKDSTVRTAGLLHAQKPTVLDKIREEMRAALVKYTKGDVVELPMPAWVASGIKA
- a CDS encoding ABC transporter substrate-binding protein, encoding MKFTRAIFFSVLLLAATANAAQPITKVIMTSGSFSEREAAMYLAQDQGIFRRYGLELTFVTVRNGPVGMAALASGETQLHSGSATGAVLGSAAEGMDIVFVAGIINKLIGNIMASPKIKMPADLKGKTIAVTSASGGSWMFTTLALEYWGLDAKRDAITMRILGDESVRSQALLNDSVAATHLGYTFSAPLISKGFTNLGDLAKLPIPFQSTGVLTTRRYMNSHPEVIENVLRGVIDALQFVEKPENKPAVLKSLMKGLRLKNIEQAMEGYDTLANIYEKKIYPRPDGVRNVIRLLGQTNEKIRKLKAEELVDDRFVRKLEKEGRF